In a genomic window of Staphylococcus taiwanensis:
- the csoR gene encoding copper-sensing transcriptional repressor CsoR, which yields MENQDNAHHSEQIKLNLKSRLNRIEGQVRAINRMIEEDVYCDDVLTQIRATRSALNSVATKLLDHHMKSCIMDKVNSGAQEEAMEELLVTFQKLMKD from the coding sequence TTGGAAAATCAAGATAATGCACATCATTCCGAACAAATTAAATTAAATTTAAAATCGAGATTAAATCGTATTGAAGGACAAGTCAGAGCCATCAACAGAATGATTGAGGAAGATGTATATTGTGACGACGTCTTAACTCAAATTAGAGCGACGAGATCAGCGCTTAACAGTGTTGCTACTAAATTATTAGATCATCATATGAAAAGTTGTATTATGGATAAAGTAAATAGTGGTGCACAAGAAGAAGCAATGGAAGAATTACTAGTTACATTTCAAAAATTAATGAAGGATTAG
- a CDS encoding heavy-metal-associated domain-containing protein: protein MNSVIEISGLQTSEQAQALQKRILQMIGVEKVDVDINMQKVSVTFDTPTNLNSIEKEIYDDGYKVLN, encoded by the coding sequence ATGAATAGTGTCATTGAAATTAGTGGATTACAAACTTCTGAGCAAGCGCAAGCATTGCAAAAACGCATTTTACAAATGATTGGTGTTGAAAAAGTTGATGTTGATATTAATATGCAAAAAGTGAGTGTGACTTTTGATACCCCAACAAATTTAAATAGTATTGAAAAAGAAATTTATGATGATGGTTATAAAGTTTTAAATTAA
- a CDS encoding rod shape-determining protein RodA, which translates to MKYSSRQQPTKHWLRKIDWILIALLIVLAIISVTTISSAMGGGQYSANFSIRQIIYYILGAIIALIIMFISPKKIRNNTYILYIFFCVLLIGLLIIPETPITPIINGAKSWYTFGPISIQPSEFMKVILILALAKTVANHNRFTFHKSFQTDLTLFFKIIGVSIIPMALILLQNDLGTTLVICAIIVGIMLVSGITWRILAPIFIAAVVIGGSIILAIIYKPSLIESILGVKMYQMGRISSWLDPYSYSAGDGYHLTESLKAIGSGQLFGKGFNHGEVYIPENHTDFIFSVVGEEMGFLGAVILLLIFLALIFHLIRLATRVESPFSKIFIIGYISLLVFHILQNIGMTIQLLPITGIPLPFISYGGSSLWSLMVGIGVVLSIHYHQRKSTFKE; encoded by the coding sequence ATGAAATATTCATCCCGTCAACAACCTACCAAACATTGGTTACGTAAAATCGACTGGATACTCATTGCATTACTAATAGTATTAGCAATTATTAGTGTAACGACAATTAGTTCAGCTATGGGCGGTGGCCAATATAGCGCCAATTTTAGTATTCGTCAAATCATCTATTATATTTTAGGAGCTATCATTGCACTTATTATTATGTTCATTTCTCCTAAGAAAATCAGAAATAATACATACATATTATATATATTCTTTTGTGTTTTACTGATTGGCTTACTTATTATTCCAGAAACGCCAATTACACCAATTATAAACGGTGCAAAAAGTTGGTATACGTTTGGCCCTATAAGTATTCAACCCTCTGAATTTATGAAAGTAATCCTAATACTAGCTCTAGCGAAGACCGTCGCTAACCATAATCGATTTACTTTTCATAAATCTTTTCAAACGGATTTAACACTATTCTTTAAAATTATTGGTGTTTCAATTATACCGATGGCATTAATATTACTTCAGAATGACTTGGGTACAACACTTGTAATTTGTGCAATTATAGTAGGCATTATGTTAGTGAGTGGCATTACTTGGCGTATACTTGCACCTATTTTTATTGCAGCTGTCGTTATAGGTGGCAGTATTATTTTAGCAATCATTTATAAACCATCACTGATAGAAAGTATTCTTGGTGTTAAAATGTATCAAATGGGCCGAATCAGCTCTTGGTTAGATCCATACTCTTATAGTGCTGGTGATGGTTATCATTTAACTGAATCTTTAAAAGCTATCGGCTCGGGACAATTATTCGGCAAAGGGTTTAATCATGGTGAAGTTTATATACCTGAAAATCATACAGATTTTATATTCTCAGTCGTAGGTGAAGAAATGGGATTTTTAGGAGCGGTTATTTTATTATTAATCTTTTTAGCACTCATTTTCCATTTAATTCGATTAGCTACTAGAGTCGAATCACCTTTCAGTAAAATTTTTATTATTGGATATATTTCATTGCTTGTATTCCATATCTTGCAAAACATTGGCATGACGATTCAACTATTACCTATAACAGGTATACCGTTGCCATTTATTAGTTATGGTGGTAGTTCTTTATGGAGTTTAATGGTGGGCATCGGCGTTGTTCTATCTATCCACTACCATCAACGTAAATCTACGTTTAAAGAATAA
- a CDS encoding D-alanine--D-alanine ligase, producing MAKENICIVYGGKSAEHDVSKLTAQNVLNAIDKDKYLVDIIYITNDGQWKKQDNITKNIESVDELSLDNVEAGEITILLKESSAGRPYEAVFPLLHGPNGEDGTIQGLFEVLDIPYVGNGVLAASSSMDKLVMKQLFEHRGLPQLPYISFLRSEYEKYENNIIKLVKDKLTYPVFVKPANLGSSVGISKCSNEEELKAGIEEAFQFDRKLVIEQGVNAREVEVAVLGNDYPETTWPGEVIKDVDFYDYKSKYKDGKISLQIPAELDEEIQMTLRNMALEAFKATDCSGLVRADFFVTEDNQIYINETNAMPGFTAFSMYPSLWENMGLSYSELITKLIELAKERHEDKKKNKYTID from the coding sequence ATGGCAAAAGAAAATATATGTATCGTATACGGTGGGAAAAGTGCTGAACATGATGTATCAAAATTAACTGCACAAAATGTATTAAACGCGATTGATAAAGATAAATATCTTGTAGACATTATATATATTACAAATGATGGACAATGGAAAAAACAAGACAACATCACAAAAAATATTGAATCAGTTGATGAACTTAGTTTAGATAACGTTGAAGCAGGAGAAATTACGATACTACTAAAAGAAAGTAGTGCGGGAAGACCATATGAAGCTGTATTCCCATTACTTCATGGCCCTAATGGTGAAGATGGTACAATTCAAGGTTTATTTGAAGTTCTAGATATTCCATACGTAGGGAATGGTGTGCTAGCTGCGTCAAGTTCAATGGATAAATTAGTAATGAAGCAGTTATTTGAACATAGAGGATTACCGCAACTTCCATACATTAGTTTCTTAAGAAGTGAATATGAGAAATATGAAAATAATATTATTAAACTTGTTAAAGATAAACTTACATATCCTGTTTTTGTAAAACCAGCTAATTTAGGTTCAAGCGTTGGTATTAGTAAATGTAGTAATGAAGAAGAACTTAAAGCAGGTATTGAAGAAGCTTTCCAATTCGACCGTAAACTTGTGATTGAACAAGGTGTTAATGCTCGCGAAGTCGAGGTAGCTGTTTTAGGAAATGATTATCCAGAAACAACATGGCCAGGTGAAGTTATCAAAGATGTAGATTTTTATGATTATAAATCTAAATATAAAGACGGTAAGATTAGTCTTCAAATTCCAGCTGAATTAGATGAAGAAATTCAAATGACTTTACGTAATATGGCATTAGAAGCTTTTAAAGCGACTGACTGTTCTGGTTTAGTAAGAGCTGACTTCTTTGTAACTGAAGACAATCAAATTTATATTAATGAAACAAATGCCATGCCTGGTTTTACTGCATTTAGTATGTATCCTAGCCTTTGGGAAAACATGGGACTTTCATACTCTGAACTAATTACTAAATTAATTGAGTTGGCTAAAGAGCGTCACGAAGATAAAAAGAAAAATAAATATACAATCGATTAA
- a CDS encoding UDP-N-acetylmuramoyl-tripeptide--D-alanyl-D-alanine ligase codes for MIEVSLKQIQDWIPCEIESQYLGRTIKGVTIDSRSVNEDMLFIPFKGENVDGHRFVSQALNTGAGASFYEKGHDIDENINGPIIWVEDTLVALQQLAKAYLKYVNPKVIGVTGSNGKTTTKDMIESVLHTHFKVKKTQGNYNNEIGLPLTILELDADTEISILEMGMSGFHEIELLSTIAEPDIAVITNIGESHMQDLGSREGIAKAKSEITIGLKPGGTFIYDGDEPLLKPHVEKVQNAKLVSVGLDSNNKLVCKVEDSKNDGIAFTVNNTEHYELPILGIHNMKNAAIAIAIGHELGLNYETIQHNINHVQLTGMRMERHVTNDDITIINDAYNASPTSMKAAIDTLSNMKGRRIIVLADSLELGDNSRQMHEDVGAHLEGKGIHTLLTYGSDAKFISDVGEQFVDEAAYFSDKNELTKYLKTYLEPHDKVLVKGSRGNKLEEVVNELI; via the coding sequence ATGATTGAAGTATCATTAAAACAAATTCAAGATTGGATACCTTGTGAAATTGAATCGCAATATTTAGGAAGAACAATAAAAGGTGTAACTATTGATTCACGTTCCGTTAATGAGGATATGCTATTTATTCCTTTTAAAGGTGAGAACGTTGACGGACACCGTTTTGTTTCTCAAGCATTAAATACAGGTGCAGGTGCTTCTTTTTATGAAAAAGGGCACGATATTGATGAAAATATAAACGGACCTATTATTTGGGTTGAAGATACACTTGTAGCGTTACAACAACTTGCTAAAGCATATCTAAAATATGTGAATCCTAAAGTTATTGGTGTAACTGGTTCGAACGGCAAAACGACAACTAAAGATATGATTGAAAGTGTCTTACACACGCATTTTAAAGTAAAAAAAACACAAGGAAATTATAATAATGAAATTGGTTTGCCTTTAACCATACTAGAACTTGATGCGGATACTGAGATTTCAATATTAGAAATGGGAATGTCAGGCTTTCATGAAATAGAACTACTATCGACTATTGCAGAACCAGATATCGCTGTTATTACAAATATTGGTGAATCACATATGCAAGATTTAGGATCTCGCGAAGGTATTGCTAAAGCAAAATCTGAAATTACTATCGGACTTAAACCAGGTGGAACTTTCATTTACGATGGTGATGAACCTTTACTTAAACCACATGTTGAAAAAGTACAAAATGCTAAACTCGTAAGTGTAGGATTAGATTCAAATAACAAGTTAGTTTGTAAAGTTGAAGATAGTAAAAATGACGGAATTGCTTTTACAGTAAATAATACAGAGCATTACGAATTGCCAATTTTAGGAATTCATAATATGAAAAATGCAGCAATTGCTATTGCAATTGGACATGAATTAGGACTGAATTATGAAACAATTCAACATAATATTAATCATGTACAATTAACAGGTATGCGTATGGAACGTCACGTAACTAATGACGATATTACTATTATTAATGATGCTTATAATGCAAGCCCTACAAGTATGAAAGCAGCTATTGACACTTTAAGTAATATGAAAGGACGCAGAATTATTGTACTTGCAGATTCATTAGAACTTGGAGATAATAGCCGTCAAATGCACGAAGACGTTGGTGCACATCTTGAAGGGAAAGGTATTCATACCTTATTAACTTATGGATCTGATGCTAAATTCATCAGTGATGTAGGTGAGCAATTTGTTGATGAAGCAGCTTACTTTTCAGATAAAAATGAGCTAACGAAATATTTAAAAACTTATTTAGAACCACATGATAAAGTTTTAGTTAAAGGCTCACGAGGAAATAAACTAGAAGAAGTTGTAAATGAACTTATTTAA
- a CDS encoding DEAD/DEAH box helicase, with the protein MQNFKELGISDKTVETLEAMGFKEPTPIQKESIPYTLEGRDILGQAQTGTGKTGAFGIPLIEKVVGQKGVQALILAPTRELAMQVAEQLREFSHGQNVQVVTVFGGMPIDRQIKALKRGPQIVVGTPGRVIDHLNRRTLKTNDIHTLILDEADEMMNMGFIDDMRFIMDKIPAEQRQTMLFSATMPKAIQTLVQQFMKSPQIVKTMNNELSDPQIDEYYTIVKELEKFDTFTNFLDVHQPELAIVFGRTKRRVDELTSALLSKGYKAEGLHGDITQAKRLEVLKKFKNDQIDILVATDVAARGLDISGVSHVYNFDIPQDTESYTHRIGRTGRAGKEGIAVTFVNPIEMDYIRQIEDANGRRMNALRPPHRKEVLQAREDDIKDKVKNWMLRESEDRLQRISSELLKEYDSTELVASLLQELVEANDEVDVQLTFEKPLARKNRQGKGNGSRRGGGKRNNKFDNKSKRSKGGNFNKKKGKKPERRDRQERGRSSMKGRTFADLQK; encoded by the coding sequence TTGCAAAATTTTAAAGAACTAGGGATTTCGGATAAAACAGTTGAAACCCTTGAAGCAATGGGCTTTAAGGAACCCACACCTATCCAAAAAGAAAGTATCCCTTATACATTAGAAGGAAGAGACATCCTTGGACAAGCTCAAACTGGTACAGGTAAAACAGGAGCTTTCGGAATTCCTTTAATTGAAAAAGTTGTTGGCCAAAAAGGCGTTCAAGCTTTAATTCTAGCACCGACTAGAGAATTAGCTATGCAAGTGGCTGAACAGTTACGCGAATTTAGCCATGGACAAAATGTTCAAGTGGTAACAGTTTTTGGCGGTATGCCAATCGATCGACAAATTAAAGCATTAAAACGTGGACCTCAAATCGTGGTTGGAACACCTGGACGTGTAATCGATCACTTGAATCGTCGTACATTAAAAACTAACGACATCCATACGTTAATCTTAGATGAAGCGGATGAAATGATGAACATGGGATTCATCGATGATATGAGATTTATTATGGATAAAATCCCTGCTGAACAAAGACAAACAATGTTATTCTCAGCAACAATGCCTAAAGCCATACAAACTTTAGTACAACAATTCATGAAATCTCCACAAATTGTTAAAACAATGAATAACGAATTGTCAGATCCTCAAATCGACGAATATTATACAATTGTGAAAGAACTTGAAAAATTCGATACGTTCACTAACTTCTTAGATGTACATCAGCCTGAATTAGCTATTGTATTTGGTAGAACGAAACGTCGTGTTGATGAATTAACAAGTGCATTATTATCAAAAGGATATAAAGCAGAAGGTTTACATGGTGATATTACACAAGCGAAACGTTTAGAAGTATTGAAAAAATTCAAAAACGACCAAATTGATATCTTAGTAGCGACAGATGTTGCGGCACGTGGATTAGATATTTCAGGTGTAAGTCATGTTTATAATTTTGATATTCCACAAGATACTGAAAGCTATACACATAGAATTGGTCGTACCGGTCGTGCTGGTAAAGAAGGTATCGCAGTTACATTTGTTAACCCTATTGAAATGGATTATATCCGTCAAATCGAAGATGCAAATGGAAGAAGAATGAATGCATTAAGACCGCCTCATCGCAAAGAAGTTCTTCAAGCAAGAGAAGATGACATTAAAGATAAAGTGAAAAATTGGATGTTACGTGAAAGTGAAGATCGTTTACAACGAATTTCAAGCGAATTATTAAAAGAGTATGATAGTACTGAATTAGTCGCATCATTATTACAAGAATTAGTAGAAGCGAATGATGAAGTTGATGTTCAATTAACATTCGAAAAACCTTTAGCACGTAAAAATCGTCAAGGTAAAGGTAATGGTTCACGTCGTGGTGGCGGTAAACGTAATAATAAATTTGATAATAAAAGTAAACGTTCAAAAGGTGGCAATTTTAACAAGAAAAAAGGTAAAAAACCTGAACGTCGTGATAGACAAGAAAGAGGCCGTTCTTCAATGAAAGGTCGTACTTTTGCCGACTTACAAAAATAA
- a CDS encoding PH domain-containing protein has product MKLESSFHKSPKNAYSYHWIKSGLFFILEILILISIYILYNYFNWYHFIIYILIFLFVLSFLRCIIQPYINFNHKYYRVGKNNIEVKSTFIFKKHQITKIERLQYLQLKTNPILKRLHLNIVVFVTAGHEVRLPLLSVNEADKLANEIFIELRGADSDV; this is encoded by the coding sequence ATGAAGTTAGAAAGTTCATTTCATAAAAGTCCTAAAAATGCATATTCATACCACTGGATAAAAAGTGGTCTCTTTTTTATTCTAGAAATTCTAATTTTAATTTCTATCTATATCTTATATAACTACTTTAATTGGTACCATTTTATAATTTACATTTTAATATTTTTATTTGTGCTTTCTTTTTTAAGATGTATCATACAACCCTATATTAATTTTAATCACAAATATTATAGAGTAGGAAAAAATAACATAGAAGTGAAGTCGACTTTTATTTTCAAAAAGCACCAAATCACAAAAATTGAAAGACTTCAATATCTTCAATTAAAGACGAATCCTATATTAAAAAGACTTCATTTAAATATAGTTGTATTCGTAACAGCAGGTCATGAAGTTCGATTACCTTTATTATCTGTAAATGAGGCAGACAAGTTAGCTAACGAAATATTTATTGAATTGCGAGGTGCTGACTCTGATGTATAA
- a CDS encoding PH domain-containing protein has product MYNPQKLHPISYITGLIKVIKQNIFTFIVFIGFNIWNYDFTDIKHYIGPTIFFIIFLISFINQFLEVRVTRYWLEADQFIVTSGWINKKRKELNISRIQSLDTTQSLINQIVGGVSLQIKTPSDGIELATISKKQSDLLEQAIKLKQIELNNNDSIRESNAFKSEIEQEKTNTPVEKAKDLNAFNAENNQRLIFKMSFKTLLLMAMTSGAIGVAIATISPIIGAFQEVIPWNKWTSNLWHWVNSIIMIILILVIAVLLISYIIGTIITLIRYYNYTVIQQDNQLKITYGLFNVKNITVPTNRLQAVLEKQSFLRKLFGYTSIHFVITSDLNVESKEDASDNGKIMILPFIKRKEAYKIIGKLVPEMNFGEVNKGMPWRGYHRHFLIPSLIFVIIAGVATYFWSAWSFLIVGMLIIIMAVHALIYIKNSGIAMNNEEITVHSVGMFGFNTYFFKTNKIIGVETTQNPFLERSALANLQFIIAKGSVSEMINLYYMSEKKVDYYVNAYLRGDYNE; this is encoded by the coding sequence ATGTATAATCCTCAAAAATTACATCCTATTTCATATATTACTGGTTTAATTAAAGTCATTAAACAAAACATTTTTACATTTATAGTATTTATTGGTTTCAATATTTGGAATTATGATTTTACGGACATTAAACATTATATTGGGCCAACGATTTTTTTTATAATATTTCTAATATCTTTTATAAATCAGTTTTTAGAAGTGAGAGTAACGCGATATTGGTTAGAAGCGGATCAATTTATTGTCACATCCGGTTGGATTAATAAAAAAAGGAAAGAACTTAATATTAGTAGGATTCAGTCATTAGATACGACACAAAGTCTAATTAATCAGATTGTTGGCGGCGTGAGCTTACAAATAAAGACTCCGAGTGATGGTATTGAGCTAGCAACAATATCTAAAAAGCAAAGTGATTTATTAGAACAGGCGATTAAGTTAAAGCAAATAGAGTTAAATAATAATGATTCAATTCGTGAAAGTAATGCATTCAAGTCAGAAATCGAACAAGAAAAGACTAATACACCCGTTGAAAAGGCAAAAGACTTAAATGCGTTTAATGCTGAAAATAATCAACGCCTCATTTTTAAAATGTCTTTTAAAACATTATTATTAATGGCAATGACAAGTGGAGCAATTGGTGTTGCTATTGCGACAATTTCACCTATTATTGGTGCTTTTCAAGAGGTTATACCTTGGAATAAATGGACTTCCAATTTATGGCATTGGGTTAACTCAATCATCATGATTATTTTAATATTAGTAATAGCGGTGCTCTTAATTAGTTATATCATTGGTACAATCATTACACTAATTAGATACTATAATTACACGGTCATTCAACAGGATAACCAATTAAAGATTACTTATGGTTTATTTAATGTGAAAAATATTACTGTTCCTACGAATAGATTACAAGCTGTATTGGAAAAGCAATCTTTTCTAAGAAAACTATTTGGCTATACGTCTATTCATTTTGTTATTACTAGTGATTTGAATGTAGAATCAAAAGAAGATGCAAGTGATAATGGCAAAATAATGATTCTTCCATTTATCAAACGTAAAGAAGCTTATAAAATTATAGGGAAACTAGTTCCAGAAATGAATTTCGGAGAAGTTAATAAAGGGATGCCTTGGCGTGGTTATCATCGTCATTTTCTTATTCCTAGTTTAATATTTGTTATTATTGCAGGCGTTGCAACATATTTCTGGAGTGCTTGGAGTTTTCTAATTGTCGGAATGCTAATTATTATTATGGCAGTACATGCATTAATATATATTAAAAATTCAGGTATAGCTATGAATAACGAGGAGATTACGGTTCACTCTGTTGGGATGTTTGGTTTTAATACTTACTTTTTTAAAACTAATAAGATTATTGGCGTTGAAACTACTCAGAATCCTTTTCTTGAAAGAAGTGCATTAGCCAACTTACAATTCATAATTGCTAAAGGCTCTGTATCTGAAATGATTAATCTATATTATATGTCTGAAAAGAAAGTGGATTACTATGTTAATGCTTATTTAAGAGGTGATTACAATGAATAA
- a CDS encoding PH domain-containing protein yields the protein MNNYKYMDHNGLKVMKIASLITFIVIVIILATATIVDIYFLKVLKPVWTIFIALGMLVLYILIFTIVIPILRYKNFRYTFKDNEIYIRTGIIFIKTMIIPFYRIQNLDIVEGFVMRKYNLATLHLSTAGGDAEIHLISKVEALELKQNIQSKKMDQPHFVTQQETIEKSDETYSK from the coding sequence ATGAATAATTACAAATACATGGATCATAATGGATTAAAAGTAATGAAAATCGCTTCTTTAATAACATTTATAGTGATCGTTATAATACTTGCTACTGCAACGATTGTAGATATTTATTTTTTAAAGGTCTTAAAACCAGTATGGACAATTTTTATTGCATTGGGGATGCTCGTCCTATATATTCTAATATTTACAATTGTTATACCAATCTTAAGATATAAAAATTTTAGATATACGTTTAAAGATAATGAAATATATATTCGTACAGGAATTATATTTATAAAGACAATGATAATCCCGTTCTACAGAATTCAAAATTTAGATATTGTTGAAGGATTTGTCATGAGAAAATATAATTTAGCTACTTTACATTTATCTACAGCCGGTGGAGATGCTGAAATTCATTTAATATCTAAAGTAGAAGCACTTGAATTAAAACAAAATATTCAATCTAAGAAAATGGATCAACCGCATTTTGTTACTCAACAAGAAACAATTGAAAAAAGTGATGAAACATATAGTAAATGA
- a CDS encoding holo-ACP synthase, protein MIFGIGSDLIEIERIQKVYAKQKVKLVERILTNQEQEKFNSFKSEKRKLEFLAGRFATKEAFSKALGTGLGKTVSFNDINCYNDNNGKPCIEYPGFVVHVTITHTDNYAMSHVLLEKKD, encoded by the coding sequence ATGATATTCGGTATAGGCAGTGACTTAATAGAAATTGAACGTATACAAAAAGTTTATGCTAAACAAAAAGTTAAATTGGTTGAACGAATATTAACGAATCAAGAACAAGAAAAATTTAATTCATTTAAGAGTGAAAAAAGAAAATTAGAATTTCTTGCTGGACGATTCGCAACTAAAGAAGCTTTTAGTAAAGCCCTTGGTACAGGATTGGGTAAGACTGTTTCATTCAATGATATAAATTGCTATAACGATAATAATGGTAAACCTTGTATCGAATACCCAGGCTTTGTAGTTCACGTAACCATTACACATACAGATAATTATGCTATGAGTCATGTTTTATTAGAAAAGAAAGATTAA
- the alr gene encoding alanine racemase, with amino-acid sequence MSDKYYRATFMNVDLKAISNNYITFTQLHENKTVMPVVKANSYGLGSVKVARQLMELGANFFAVATLDEAIELRMHGINAQILILGVIPLQDINKAIQHRVALTVPSESWLQQAITLISDDNEKNLWLHVKLDTGMGRLGIKTIEEYKKVVSLIQNHDKLVFEGVYTHFANADEPGDSMDEQYHLFEKLVNQVEHPKYIHCQNSAGSLLRDYDLCNAIRLGISLYGYYPSEYVKDLVTTQLIPSAQLITHVVQTKNLNIGDSVSYGSTYTATEPIKIAILPLGYADGYLRSMQGANVNVKGYQCEVIGRVCMDQMIIKVPEDVQEGDEVIVLDNHIDSPQSAEALAKKQGTISYEVLCNIGRRVPRIYEINNEYEVTNELLK; translated from the coding sequence ATGTCAGACAAATATTACAGAGCAACATTTATGAATGTTGATTTAAAGGCTATTTCAAATAACTATATTACGTTTACACAACTACATGAAAATAAAACGGTTATGCCAGTGGTTAAAGCAAATAGTTATGGATTAGGCAGTGTGAAAGTGGCTCGACAATTAATGGAATTAGGGGCGAACTTCTTTGCAGTAGCAACACTTGATGAAGCCATAGAGCTTAGAATGCACGGTATTAATGCACAAATATTAATTTTAGGCGTTATACCTTTACAAGATATTAATAAAGCCATTCAACACAGAGTTGCACTTACTGTACCGTCTGAATCTTGGTTACAACAAGCAATCACATTAATTAGTGATGATAATGAGAAGAACCTATGGTTACATGTGAAATTAGATACAGGTATGGGAAGACTTGGTATTAAAACGATAGAGGAATATAAAAAAGTGGTTAGTTTAATTCAGAACCATGATAAATTAGTATTCGAAGGTGTTTATACCCATTTTGCAAATGCAGATGAACCTGGAGACTCAATGGATGAACAATATCATTTATTCGAAAAGTTAGTTAATCAAGTTGAACACCCTAAATATATTCATTGTCAAAACTCTGCAGGTTCTTTATTAAGAGATTATGATTTATGCAATGCAATTAGATTAGGTATCTCATTATATGGTTATTATCCGTCAGAATATGTCAAAGATCTTGTAACAACTCAGTTAATACCAAGTGCACAATTAATAACTCATGTAGTACAAACTAAAAATTTAAACATTGGAGATTCAGTGAGTTATGGTAGCACCTACACAGCTACTGAACCTATTAAAATAGCCATTTTACCTCTAGGATATGCAGATGGATATTTACGTTCTATGCAGGGTGCAAATGTAAATGTTAAAGGCTATCAATGCGAAGTTATAGGTCGCGTTTGCATGGATCAAATGATTATTAAAGTTCCCGAAGATGTTCAAGAAGGTGATGAAGTGATTGTGTTAGACAATCATATTGATTCACCTCAATCAGCAGAGGCATTAGCTAAAAAACAAGGTACTATTAGTTACGAAGTACTATGTAACATTGGAAGAAGAGTTCCGCGTATATATGAAATAAATAATGAATATGAGGTAACGAATGAATTATTAAAATAG
- the mazE gene encoding type II toxin-antitoxin system antitoxin MazE — protein sequence MLTFNQNRSHSLEQSLKEGYAQMADLNLSLATEAFPLECEACDCNETYILSNYKSE from the coding sequence ATGTTAACTTTTAACCAGAATAGAAGCCACAGTCTTGAACAATCTTTAAAAGAAGGCTATGCACAAATGGCCGATTTAAACCTCTCCCTCGCAACAGAAGCTTTTCCATTAGAATGTGAAGCTTGTGATTGTAACGAAACATATATTCTTTCTAATTATAAGAGTGAATGA
- a CDS encoding type II toxin-antitoxin system PemK/MazF family toxin, which produces MIRRGDVYLADLSPVQGSEQGGVRPVVIIQNDTGNKYSPTVIVAAITGRINKAKIPTHVEIEKKKYRLDKDSVILLEQIRTLDKKRLKEKLTYLSEEKMTEVDEALDISLGLHDEVKPQGT; this is translated from the coding sequence ATGATTAGAAGAGGCGATGTATATTTAGCTGATTTGTCACCAGTACAGGGCTCAGAACAAGGGGGAGTAAGACCTGTAGTTATCATTCAAAATGATACTGGTAATAAATATAGTCCTACCGTGATCGTAGCAGCGATTACAGGTAGGATTAATAAAGCCAAAATACCAACTCATGTTGAAATAGAGAAGAAGAAATATAGACTAGATAAAGATTCAGTTATACTACTCGAACAAATTCGTACACTTGATAAAAAAAGATTAAAAGAAAAACTAACTTATCTATCAGAAGAAAAAATGACTGAAGTAGATGAAGCACTAGATATTAGTTTAGGGTTACATGATGAAGTAAAGCCACAAGGCACTTAA